Proteins co-encoded in one Camelus bactrianus isolate YW-2024 breed Bactrian camel chromosome 6, ASM4877302v1, whole genome shotgun sequence genomic window:
- the CHMP4A gene encoding charged multivesicular body protein 4a yields the protein MSGLGRLFGRGKKEKGPTPEEAIQKLKETEKILIKKQEFLEQKIQQELQTAKKHGTKNKRAALQALRRKKRLEQQLAQTDGTLSTLEFQREAIENATTNAEVLRTMELAARGMKKAYQDMDIDKVDELMADITEQQEVAQQISDAISRPVGFGDDVDEDELLEELEELEQEELARELLHVGDKEEEPPVTLPSVPSTHLPAVPAPKADEDEEALKQLAEWVS from the exons ATGAGTGGTCTCGGCCGACTCTTCGGGAGGG GGAAAAAGGAGAAGGGGCCAACCCCTGAAGAAGCAATACAGAAACTGAAGGAGACGGAGAAGATACTGATCAAGAAACAGGAGTTTCTGGAGCAGAAGATTCAGCAGGAGCTACAAACCGCCAAGAAGCATGGGACCAAGAATAAGAGAG CTGCCCTACAGGCTTTGCGGAGAAAGAAAAGGTTGGAACAGCAGCTGGCACAAACCGACGGGACATTATCCACCCTGGAGTTTCAGCGTGAGGCCATTGAGAATGCTACCACCAATGCAGAAGTGCTTCGTACCATGGAGCTTGCTGCCCGAGGCATGAAGAAGGCCTACCAGGACAT GGACATTGACAAGGTGGATGAACTGATGGCTGACATCACAGAACAACAGGAGGTGGCCCAGCAGATCTCAGATGCCATTTCTCGGCCCGTGGGCTTTGGAGATGATGTGGATGAG GATGAACTGTTGGAGGAGCTAGAGGAACTGGAGCAGGAGGAATTGGCCCGAGAGTTGTTACATGTGGGCGACAAGGAGGAAGAACCCCCAGTCACGCTGCCCAGTGTACCCTCCACACACCTGCCTGCAGTGCCAG CTCCCAAAGCGGATGAAGATGAAGAAGCACTAAAGCAGTTGGCCGAGTGGGTATCCTGA